The Tardiphaga alba genome includes a window with the following:
- a CDS encoding DUF6719 family protein — protein sequence MRIGLSLLSGILVTAAAAMTFASSCDAQSIRTSEPLILAPYESALVYDGSCSAGKVLKVTGSIRGLRRKKTCVALGDTQASLGFIIQ from the coding sequence ATGCGTATTGGTCTATCGCTTTTGTCCGGAATTCTGGTCACGGCGGCTGCCGCCATGACCTTCGCGTCATCTTGTGACGCCCAATCCATCAGGACATCGGAACCGCTGATCCTCGCGCCATATGAAAGCGCGCTGGTCTATGACGGATCCTGCTCGGCGGGGAAGGTTTTGAAGGTCACAGGCTCCATTCGTGGCCTGCGACGAAAAAAGACCTGCGTGGCTCTCGGCGACACGCAGGCGTCGCTCGGCTTCATCATCCAGTAA
- a CDS encoding DUF3606 domain-containing protein — MIRLVPVATVLAADTESGVRPAAKINPEDETQRNYWAYRLSVSSDDLNAAIEAVGPSVAAIRRHLGK, encoded by the coding sequence ATGATCAGGCTCGTCCCAGTAGCGACGGTTCTCGCGGCGGACACCGAAAGCGGTGTCCGGCCGGCTGCCAAGATCAATCCCGAGGACGAGACCCAGCGCAATTACTGGGCGTATCGGCTGAGCGTGTCCTCCGACGATCTCAATGCGGCCATCGAGGCTGTCGGCCCGTCCGTGGCTGCCATCAGGCGCCATCTGGGCAAGTGA
- a CDS encoding H-NS histone family protein encodes MYTPDLKSLSVPQLLALREDIDKQLLAHRDELQAQLAQIGTVNGRGGPTRGVKIAPKYRHPKTGETWTGRGGVAGWLAKEIAAGRNREEFLIDNAAKGSRSRTK; translated from the coding sequence ATGTATACGCCTGACCTCAAGTCTCTCTCGGTTCCGCAATTGCTCGCCTTGCGCGAGGATATCGACAAGCAGCTGCTCGCACATCGCGACGAGCTGCAAGCGCAGCTCGCTCAGATCGGCACAGTGAACGGAAGGGGCGGGCCAACCCGCGGCGTGAAGATCGCTCCAAAATATCGCCATCCCAAGACGGGCGAAACCTGGACCGGGCGGGGCGGTGTCGCGGGCTGGCTTGCGAAGGAAATTGCTGCTGGACGCAACCGCGAAGAATTTCTGATCGACAATGCTGCGAAGGGGTCTCGGTCGCGAACGAAATAG
- a CDS encoding SIR2 family NAD-dependent protein deacylase codes for MIAASLQSGVDQLGEFIAEAKVIVPFTGAGISTETGIPDFRSPGGLWTRNRPIPFDEFVASQDARDESWRRRFAMEETFAAAKPGRGHRALASLYRAGKIPAIITQNIDNLHQASGFAAGDVIELHGNTTYARCIGCGTAYDLGWVKTRFEPQQRGPDCSACGEPVKTATISFGQAMPEDEMQRAAELSQHCDLFIAIGSSLVVWPAAGFPVMAKHAGARLVIINNEPTEHDVHADLVIRHDIGQTLGPFVRN; via the coding sequence ATGATTGCAGCGAGCCTTCAGAGCGGCGTGGATCAGTTGGGCGAATTCATCGCCGAAGCGAAAGTCATTGTCCCGTTCACCGGAGCGGGCATTTCAACGGAAACGGGCATTCCTGATTTCCGTTCGCCAGGTGGCCTGTGGACACGCAACCGGCCGATCCCATTCGATGAGTTCGTTGCGAGTCAGGATGCACGCGATGAATCCTGGCGGCGTCGATTCGCGATGGAGGAAACCTTCGCTGCCGCGAAACCCGGACGCGGCCATCGCGCATTGGCGTCGCTCTATAGAGCAGGAAAGATTCCTGCGATCATCACGCAGAACATCGACAACCTGCATCAGGCATCCGGTTTCGCTGCAGGCGATGTGATCGAACTGCATGGCAACACGACATATGCACGGTGCATCGGTTGCGGCACTGCATATGATCTTGGATGGGTGAAGACGCGCTTCGAGCCCCAACAGCGCGGGCCCGATTGCAGTGCATGCGGTGAGCCCGTGAAGACTGCGACAATCTCATTCGGTCAGGCAATGCCTGAAGATGAAATGCAGCGTGCAGCCGAATTGTCGCAGCATTGCGACCTCTTCATCGCCATCGGATCATCACTCGTCGTATGGCCTGCTGCAGGCTTTCCCGTCATGGCAAAGCATGCAGGTGCGCGACTTGTGATCATCAACAACGAACCAACTGAGCATGACGTGCATGCCGACCTTGTCATTCGTCACGATATCGGCCAAACGCTCGGACCATTCGTTCGAAACTGA
- a CDS encoding cold-shock protein has product MGSDAFESKRLGGLMPGAGVSRPTGENPGNAQRSSIDPFAGAGEGSAADLVEIRGVIKWFDASKGYGFIIPDNGAADVLLHVTVLRRDGFQTAYEGARVVVECLQRSKGYQAFRVVSMDESTAIHPAQMLPPRTHVTVTPTSGLERAQVKWFNRLRGFGFLSCGEGCPDIFVHMETLRRFGMTELRPGQYVMVRFGPGSKGMMAAEIHPEGGAPGLSSH; this is encoded by the coding sequence ATGGGGTCGGACGCATTTGAGTCCAAGCGTTTGGGAGGTTTGATGCCAGGTGCGGGAGTTTCCCGGCCGACAGGCGAGAACCCAGGTAACGCGCAGCGCAGTTCTATCGATCCGTTTGCGGGGGCAGGCGAGGGTTCTGCAGCTGATCTCGTCGAGATCCGTGGCGTCATCAAATGGTTCGACGCCTCTAAGGGTTATGGCTTTATCATCCCGGATAATGGCGCCGCTGATGTGCTGCTGCATGTCACCGTGCTGCGCCGTGACGGCTTCCAGACCGCCTATGAAGGCGCTCGCGTGGTTGTCGAGTGCCTGCAGCGTTCCAAGGGCTATCAGGCTTTCCGCGTCGTCTCGATGGATGAGTCGACCGCGATCCACCCGGCCCAGATGCTGCCGCCGCGCACCCACGTCACGGTCACGCCGACCAGCGGCCTCGAACGCGCACAGGTGAAGTGGTTCAACCGTCTTCGCGGCTTTGGCTTCCTGAGCTGCGGCGAAGGCTGCCCCGACATTTTCGTGCATATGGAAACGCTGCGCCGCTTCGGCATGACCGAACTTCGCCCCGGCCAGTATGTGATGGTGCGTTTCGGGCCGGGCTCGAAGGGCATGATGGCGGCCGAGATTCACCCTGAGGGTGGCGCGCCGGGATTGTCCTCGCACTAA
- a CDS encoding DUF192 domain-containing protein — protein MSHFSYHHRRFAFAGRVWLLALLVGLASLSYEARAAEFQPLEIATKSGVKMFSVEIAKTDEERATGLMYRKELPDGRGMLFDFTPEQTISMWMKNTFISLDMIFIGADGRVTRIAESTEPHSTRIISSGGPAKAVLEVIAGTARKQGIAPGDQVVHPMFKKR, from the coding sequence ATGAGTCACTTTTCTTACCATCACCGCCGTTTTGCTTTTGCAGGTCGTGTCTGGCTGCTCGCTCTGCTCGTTGGCCTGGCTTCGCTGTCATATGAGGCACGTGCCGCCGAGTTCCAGCCGCTGGAAATCGCGACCAAGTCCGGCGTGAAAATGTTCTCGGTCGAGATCGCCAAGACCGACGAGGAGCGGGCGACCGGACTGATGTATCGCAAGGAGCTGCCGGACGGCCGCGGCATGCTGTTCGACTTCACCCCCGAGCAGACCATCTCGATGTGGATGAAGAATACCTTCATCTCGCTCGACATGATCTTCATCGGAGCCGATGGTCGCGTGACCCGCATTGCGGAGAGCACCGAGCCACATTCGACCCGCATCATTTCGTCTGGCGGACCTGCCAAGGCCGTTCTTGAGGTGATTGCGGGCACTGCGCGAAAGCAGGGGATCGCGCCTGGAGATCAGGTCGTGCATCCGATGTTCAAGAAGCGATAG